The DNA region AACTTTCCCAGGAGGACACCTTCTCCAAACGGAGGATACTAGTCAATGGTGAGGCACCCAGTTACGAGGATAGAACCAATCCAAGAAAGAAAATGGTAGCTCAATTATCTCAGAATATGAATTTTCTGGCGGACATGACTGTAGGTGACTTTTTGAGTTTACATGCCAAGTGCCGTGGAGCCAGCAGTAAATGTGTGAATGCAGTGATTGAATTAGCCAACACCTTAACTGGAGAGCCAATAAAAAAGGAGCATGATCTCACCATATTAAGTGGGGGGCAATCAAGAGCCTTAATGGTGGCAGATGTGGCTATTATCAGCAATTCACCAATTGTACTCATTGATGAGATTGAAAATGCAGGAATCAGAAAACATGACGCCCTGGAGGCTCTTGCAGGCCATGGAAAGATTGTTATGGTAGTTACACACGATCCAGTATTGGCTCTAATGACCGATAAGAGAATAGTCATGAAAAATGGTGGAATGCAAACTGTTGTAGGCACTACACATGAAGAAAAAGCCCTATCTCAAAAACTAAATAAAATTGATGAACTGATGCTCAGTTTAAGGGATAAAGTTAGAAATGGTGAAGTGATTCAGGATATTGAAGTGGAAATGTAAAGTGGAAATATAAAAAAAGCAACTGAACCATTACACTGAACCATTACTAATTGCTCTAATTGCTATTTGTTTATTTCAATGATTATTTCATTGGATATTTTAAGGAATTTTTCCACTATGGTTCTGTACTTTTCCTCACTCCTTTTTAATGCTTCTTCAGCTTTTTTACGATCCCTGATATCCATAAAACTTTCAAGCAGAACTTCATGACCATTTAAATTAACAGGAACCACATTTTTAATGATTGGTATTTCATTACCATCCACATCTAACAGCACTCTTTCTGAATTGTCAACAGTTTGATTCAAGTCTATAATGGGACATCTTCCTTCTTCAGCTGGGCAAACGTAGTGGTGACAGTTACGTCCCACAATCTCTTCCTTAGAAGCTCCGATAAGTTCCATAGCCACCTTATTCAAATCAAGTATATTGCAGGTTTCAGCGTCAATGATAATGATCCCAGTTTGTATGGCAGAAAAAATAGTTTTTTGATAATTTTCTTTCTCCTCCAGTTCTTTCTGCACTTTTTTAAGCTCTTCTTTGGATTTCTCCAGTTCAGCAATCTTAGATTTAAGTCTCTCAATTTCCTGCTGGAGTTCAGCAGTTGTTTTATCGGATTTCATAGTGTAAGACCATCCAACTATTAACCTCAATTTTTTAATTAATGTTTATTTATCTAGTTTTTACAAGATAATAAAATATCAATTATTATGCAAACCAATTTATTAATACAAGTTATACAAATTAATATAAAAAAATAAATTAATATACATATCATTTTCATGGCCAGAAAATAATATCTGGCCAAATGAATATCTAAGTACTAGGTATAAATTGATATTAATTAAGCCAATTCACTATTTGTTTCATCAATCTTATTATTTGTTTATCTATAAGTCAATGTTCATCTTAATTCCATTTAATTATTTGGAAATTAAAAAATTTCAATAAAATTTGGGGATTTTTCCCATTTATTGTCATTTTTTCTTGAGAAAAACTTTATACACGGTTACCATAATTTTAACATTACTTACCATAACATTATGTTAAATAATAAAACTAGTAAAACAATAATAAAAGCTTAATTAATTAAGTATGTGCCGTTGATAATTTTTTTTGTTAAAAACCATTCAGTTATTTAAAAACTATTTAATTCATTGTAGAATATAACAAGAAATTCAAACAAACAATAAGTGTAAAGATTAGTTAAGTAAACTAAGAGTAAAAATTGAATGAACGGTGATTTTTATGAGAATGATAATAGTGGCCGGAACTCCAGGTTCCGGGAAGACTGCTGTTTTAATCCATGCTCTGCGCAGTCTTAATGAAATGGGACTTAAATCCGCTGTGGTAAAGGTGGACTGCCTGTACACTGATGATGATCGTAAATTTTCGAAGATAGGAGTACCTACCAAGGTTGGTTTATCCATGGACATGTGCCCTGATCACTATGCCATCTACAACCTGGAAGAAATGATTGATTGGGCAGATGAAAACGATGCAGAACTCCTAGTAGTAGAAACTGCTGGCTTGTGTCACCGATGCGCTCCCTTCACCGATAATTCATTGGGAGTTTGTGTCATAGATGCTACCAGCGGTCCTAACACTCCATTAAAAGTAGGACCTTTTTTAAGCACAGCAGACATTGCTGTGATTACCAAGGGGGATATGATTTCTCAGGCTGAAAGAGAGATCTTCCGGGAAAGAATCCTGGAAGTAAATCCGAATTGTAAGATTATCGAAGCTAATGGCCTCAGTGGTCAGGGTTGTGCTGAACTGGCAGATGAGATTATTAAATCACCTGAAGTTGCCCTTGATGGTGAAAAACTAAGACATTCAGCACCACTGGCTGTTTGCACCCTATGCGTAGGGGAAACCAGGGTTAACAAGAAATATCACCGAGGTATTTTACGCCGAATAGATGGTTTTCAAAGTTACGAGGGAGAATAAATCTAGAATAAATTTATCCAAAATATAATTTATTCAAAATAATTATAGATTTCTCCATAAACAGGTAATTATGGTGTTAAATGATGAATAAAGTCCCTAAAGATATTGGTCAACAAAATAAAATTTTAATGTTGCTCCCAGGTTATAACTGTGGAATATGTGGCTATGCAAGGTGTGATGAATTCGCAGGAGCCCTTCTCAGAAAAAGAACACAGCTGGATAAATGTCGTTTCCTATACCAGGAAATTTTTCAGGATGAACTTGCTCAACTTCAGGAAATTCTCAAGGAAGAACACATAATACCTGAAAAAGAGAAAATAATAGGGGTGATGGATGGTTATGAAGCGGACATCATACTAAAACCACTTCCAGATGAAACTTCTTGCCGGGAAATTCTATTTCCATTCACCCGTGAGGAGATAAAGGCGGGCGAGGTTATAAGGTACCGTCCCCTGGGATGTCCAGTTATCCACTTTGCCAAAGTTTTGGATGAAAATCATGGATTGATCACAGTACACCTGGTTGGACCATGCCATCGTCTGGATCCCGAAGTTGAATTTGACTTTAAAGATGTGGGAGTTTGTATGGTTGGTGGATTTGAGGGCATTATCGAAGGAGAGCTACCAAGTGTAGGCGAAACAGTAAGATTCTTACCCTACCATTGTATGATGCAGAAAGTCCACTCTGGTGTTGTGGTCCAATTAGAAGGTAAAAAGGCAATTATTGAGGGAATCGACCTTAAAGTATGGGCACCTCCAGTAAAGGGGTGATCATCACCGTTTTATGCGCTTTAGGATTGTGTATAGAAGATAATTGTATAGGCGATAATAAATCAGCAAAATAAAAATTCAAATTTTTTTTATACTCTAAATCCTATTTTTGTTGATGGTTATGAATCAAAAACCGCATCAAAGTCTTAAACCAGAATATATACAATATTCTGAAGGAGAAAGTAAGTACCAGGTTATCCCGGTCAAGACGGGTTATATCAAACCGGGTACTCCCTATGATATTATAATAAAAAACTCAGCTGATTTTTTGGAGGATGAGGACTATCTTGTTGTTTCAGAAACTCCCCTGGCCATATCACAGGGCAGGCTGGTTGATGAAGCTGAATTTGAACCATCTTTAGCTGCTTATTTCCTGGCAGATCTATGGTCTAAACATGTGTGGGGATATTTCTTGGGACCTTTACTTCGAATTAAAAAAAGAACCATCCAAAACCTTCGAAAACTACCATCTGAAGCACGTTCCCATAAAGAAGTTATTTTAAAATATTATGGATGGAAGCACGCTTTAAAACCAGCTTCAGAAGCTGGGGTTGATTTGAGTAATGCTCCAGGGTCCTGTGTTTCGTTACTTCCCCATGATCCTCAGGGTATTTCAGAAGAGATGGAGAAGAAAATAAGGGATGAATTAGGTAAAAAGGTAACTGTGATGATTATAGATACGGATGCAACTTATAAAATTGGGAAAATGAAATTTACATCTCTTCCGATTTCTATTGATGAAATTAAAAATAACATGGGGATTTTTGGATATTTGCTGGGTCGTCTGGGCAAGATTCAGGGACCTACACCACTGGGAATTTCAAAACCAAAAAATATGGATGAGATCTTTCAAATTGCCAGGGCAGCAGAAGAATGTCAAAAGCTTCATGAAAATAACATGGAAACTGTTTATGACATGCAAAAATTAGTCCAAAAAGAAGTAAATGATATAACTGTAGAAATACTGGATTCAATTACCCATATTCCTGCTGTAATTGTCCGAAAATTCCATTAACGTGTATTGTACCTTAATATGCTTCTATAGATCTCCTATAGGCCTAATATGGTCTTAAGTATTCGCTTTTTCAACTGTTTTTCTTGCAAGTAACCCCTATCAAAAAAATATAAATACTATCTAGGACCATATAGTTAATTAACCCATGATATTTTTAACACCCATTATTTAGCTTACATCATTAAATAAGGGCTAACCGTGCATATTTAACACCAAGGGGTTTAATAGGGGCGGAGAGATACATTTAGATTTACAAATTCAAGCGGCTGATTTCCACCATGGCGGCAACCATACGGGTGAAAATTTATTAGCATTGCTTTGATTTGACTTATCAGTTTTATGTTTGATTTCTTTCTCTCCGTATGGGAGGTCTGTCATAATGCTCAAATTGAATGATCCTGAAATTCAAGAGTTGCTAAAAATGTCAAAACATGAAGGAGGAACTGAGATGCTTAAGGATCCTACTGTACAGGAGATTCTCATTGATGTTACAAACGACCATGAGAACAGCATCCCTATAATCCAGTGCTTATTAAAAGGTAAAACCACCGATGAAGAGATTGCAGAAGAAACAGAAATCCGATTAAACATTGTGCGAAGGATTCTTTACAAATTGTATGATGCTGGTGTTGCCAGTTATAAAAGAAGTAAGGATCCAGAAACCCAATGGTATACCTACAGTTGGAAATTTGAAGAAGAAAAAATTGCAGAAATCATATCTGAGAAGTTTGAAAAGTTCTCAGAAGAAATTCACCAATCCCTGGAATACGAAGAAGGAAACATGTTCTTTGTATGTCCTAATGGATGTCGCTACAATTTCGAAGAAGCATCTGAAAGGAATTTCATCTGTCCAGACTGTAATACCAGCATGGAATTCCAGGATAACTCCTCCATAATAACTGAATTAAGGGAATTAAAGGAAAGAATGAGTTAAAAATTTTTCCTTAATTCTCAAGTGTCTGGAAATTTTTTTTAAGTCATTAGTTCAAATAATTCATGGAAATATAGTAGTAAATTCTTTTTAGGATATTAAATACAACTACAAAGGAAATTGCCTCTTTTTAAAGGTGGATATTTGATTTCCAATAAATATAATAATAAATATAGTAAATTTCAATCTCCCCATATCTTAGAAGAATTCAACTGTCCCCGATACGTGATTGAACATTCAAAAGCAGTTATGTTAAAGGCAGCTGATTTATCCTTGAATTTTAAGGGAAAAGTTGACCTAAATCTGGTGAAAGCAGGTGCCATGCTACACGATGTGGGGCGTTCCAAAACTGCTGGCATTAAACATGCTGTTGTTGGGGCAGATATTCTAAGAAAAAATCATTTTCCCCAAGAAATAGTGAAAATTGTGGAACGGCATATAGGCTCTGGGATAAGTAAAAAAGAGGCTGAAATCCTTGGTTTGCCTCCTCAAGATTATATTCCAGTTACACTTGAGGAAAAACTGGTTGCGCATGCGGATAATCTTATCCATGGAACTGGTGAAGTAGATTTAGATTTTGTAATTAAAAAATGGACAGATAAAATGGGAGCACATCACCCCTCTATCATCCGGCTGGAAAGATTGCATGCTGAATTAGTGGATGCTTTTGACTGAAACGGTCCTAAATCAACCAGATAATTTATTGCATCATTAATACATCCAGAATTCAATATTACAAGTCACTTACTGTCCAGTCATTTAAAGCTAATTTAAAGCTAATTTTTTTTTAATACCCATGCTGATCATATAAAAAACTATAACTAACATTCTAATAATTAACTAACATTCGAATAATGAATATAAATCTTATATAGTAGTAATTAGGGTGGAGAGCATGAATAAAAAAAGAGTCGTAGTGTTTATAGGGCCTTCATTACCATTAGATGATGCCCGTAAAATTTTAGATGCTGATTATCGTTCTCCAGTGGCTCGGGGTGATATTGAAGCCTTATTAACTGATCCTCCACACATTATCGGCATCATTGACGGTGTTTTTCATCAACAACCTGCTGTTTCCCATCGTGAGATACTGAAGGCTCTTAAATATGGAATTACTGTTGTAGGAGGATCCAGTATGGGCGCGCTTAGATCAGCTGAACTTGACAGTGCAGGTATGATTGGCATGGGAACTGTATACCAGATGTACAGGGATGGGAAAATAGAATCTGATGATGAGGTGGCAATTGTATTCAACCCTGAGACGCATGAACTGCTCTCCGAAGCATTAGTCAGTATGAGTTATAACTTCCAAATGGCTGAAAATGAGGGGATAATAACAGCTGATGATTATAAAAAACTTTACGAAACTGCTAAGAACATATATTATCCTCAAAGAACCTATCCGCGTGTTTTCAAGAGTTCTGGTCTTCCTGAAAACAAGATTCTAAAACTTAAATCCTTTTTAGATAAAAATGGAATTGACATTAAGACTGAAGATGCTAGAAAAGTTCTAAAGTACATTAAAAATCTTGTTGAATAGGAATCTAACCCTAGGATATCTAACTATAGGATATCTAACCATAGACATCTAATCAATAGGAAATCAGTCGGATGGAAATCATTAGGATAATATAAAAAATCAAAATTGAAGAAATAATAAAATGAATAAAATCTATAAATTGAATCTGAATAATTCTGAATAATATACAACAAGTTAAATAACATTATCGTGAATAAATACAATCTTTCACCGTTTGTGGTATGATTATGGATGCCGAAGAAAAATTAGATAATTTAAAGGCTTATTTTAATGGAAAAAAAGTCCTTGTGGCTTTTTCAGGCGGTGCGGATAGCACACTATTGGCTTTGATGGCTAAAGACGGGGCAAAAGAAGCACTGGCAGTTACAGTGGACAATGGGCTTATGCCTTCAAATTGCATGGATAAAGCAGAAGAAATCGCTGGTGAAATAGGAATAAAACATTTTACAATCCGAGAAAACTTTCTAAAGGATGATGAATTTGCAAAAAACCCACCAAATCGCTGTTATATCTGTAAAAATAAAATATATCAATATCTGACTGAGATGGCATTGGATTATCACTATGATCTGGTTGTGGATGGTACCAATCTTAGTGATTTAATGGAAGACCGGCCCGGAATAATAGTCAATAGGGAGAAAAATATTAAGATGCCTCTGGTTAAATTTGGGTTCAGTTCAAAGGATGTAAGAACTATTTTGAAAGATTGGAACATTAATTATCATCCCTCAACCACCTGTTTAGCCACAAGAATACCCGCAGGGTGCCAGATCACTCTCAAAAAAATCAACCGTATTGCCTATGCTGAAAATCTCGTCCGTGCACTTACGGGTCTTGATGTGGTCAGAGTGAGAGATGATGAAGGATTAGCTCTTATTCAAGTGGGAGATATCGAAAAACTTTTAGATAAAGCTCTACTCTGCCAGATAGATTCTGAATTGAAAGCAGTTGGATTTAAGAAAATAAACTTGGATATTGATAATTATGGAGATTTTAAAACTGAAATTATGGTTTACAAACCGTGTAAGGATGAGAAAAATCGGATAATGTTTGAAACCCAGCTGCCATATCAGTTTAATATCCAGGATACTTGTCATGAACTGAAACAACTGGGTGCAGTTAAATGTTCTGTGGAGATGGGCATAGCCATGCTGGAAATAGATGGTAGCAGCATCACCCTATTTGCCAGTGGGAAAATCGTTGTCAGAAGAGTAAAAGACCAAAAAGATGCTCAGGAATTACTGATGAAAATTTTACCATGCATCCGAAGGAAGAAATAAAAAATTAGAAAAATATATAGATTATTTTTCATTTATATTGGTTTTATAATTGTAATTTTTAAAATAAAGAATAAAAGGGCGATTAATGGATTTAGTTTTTTAATTAATGCTTTTTCAATTAATATTTCTTTAAAATTATTCTTTTTTCAATCATAGTTCTCTATGAACCGGTTCTTTAACCTTACGTCTAAATGCAGTTAGTTTCTTGAAAAAGCCCCTATCATCATTACCTGAGAGGATGATAATATCCCCTTCTACTTCCACTACTTCCCCATCGGCTTCTATGTTTTCAATTTCGACAGTAATTTCAGAAGCATCTTCCAGGGTGTCATTGGAGGTGTAGGTATAATCCAAAACCAGTTTATCATGAGGATGCACTTCTTGCAGTGCTCTTTTAATGGTAAGCTCCAGGATATTGAAGAAAGTTTCCAGTTGAGGTGTTCCTTCCCACCAGAGAGTGGCCATGATAAATTGAGGATTGATATCATGCAGTACCACATCTCCACCTTTTTTACCCACAATACGGATTGTTTCAGGATCTGCCTTTATTTTGATGATGGGTTTAACAATGGGGGTCATTTTAGTTTCTTGGTCTTCAGTGAGAGTTTCTTCAGTTTCATGGGGAGTTGTATCAGACATATTAATCATAAAAACATTTTTTTGGTTTTTTTAGATACTAAATATCATTTTAGGGAAATTATTTTGTTTTTGGGATTTTTTTTGGGATGGAAGGGATGGATTTGGATGGAAATAATTTGAATCATGCTGGAATAGCGAACATCTAATATATTATTTACCATTTAACGATAAGTTATATGCAGTTCTGATTAGCACATTCATCAATTAATCAATTAAATAGTTAATCAATTAAATAAGCAATTAATATGGGGTATCCAGAATTTTAATACTCAATTAGATGTCCAATATCTTAAATTTCTCTGAATTTCCAAAATCCATAATTTAGTTAGTCAATAATGGATTTAATCAGATCTCCAGCCCTTACTAGTCCTACTAAGTTTCCTTCCACATCAATCACTGGCATCTGTTCAATGTTTCTCTGACGCATCTTGTTGGCACAATCCTTCACTGCAGTTTTGGTGGTGACAATAGCCAGGTCAGTGGTTGCAACATCTCTAACTTCTTTGTCAGAGAACTGTAGATGATTTTTAATGACATAGAGCACATTTTTACTATCCCAGGACCATTTATCTCCTTCTGTACCTACGGAAGTGTTGTGAACAGTCTGTTCAGAAACCACTTCACTTTCATCTAAAAAGTCAGTTTCTGTGAGAATTCCTGAAGGTTTACCTTCATTACTAAGGGCCAGGAGTACCTTAAGGTTGAAGTATCGCATAATTGCGAAGGCTACATTAAGAGGGGTTCTTTCCCAAGTAGTTGGCACGCTATGTAGCATGTAATCTTCTGCTGGATCAGTGATATCCAGTTTCCACAGGGCTTTGTTAATCAGATCTGATGCAGTTACTAATCCCACTAGTTCTTCATTTTCCACCACTGGAACTCTTCTTATATTGTTTTCTGACATCTTCCTGGCAGCATCTTTAATATCATCTTCAGGCCCCACGGTTATCATATCCCGAGTCATTATCAGAGCGATCTGCTCTTCGTCGGGGTTTTCTACCAGGTCGGTTCTGGTGAGTATGCCTACTAATTTCTTAGTGCCTTTTTTAACTACTGGTAATCCTGATACTTTATATTTCCTCATTAGTTCCATTGCATTTTGACGATTTCCTGGTACTTGAATGTGGTAAATTTCCTCTGACATGATGTCCTTTATCTGCATTATTTCACCAGCCATAAGCTGCAACTAAAATAAAGTATTAAAAAAATATGATATTATAATTAGTGCACGGCTAAAACAGGGCATTTCGCTGATCTGACAACTTTTTCAGTTACACTGCCCAGTAAAAATCGATCCAAACCGTGTTTTCCAGAGGTGCCCATAACTACCAGATCCACATTTTCTTTCTCTATTGTTTTAAGAATAGAATCTCCAGGGGAACCTTCTTCAGTTTTAAGGGTTACTTTAATTTTTTCTTCTAGTTTAGCTTCTTTTGCACTGTCACTTACCATTTCGGAGATTCTTTCCAGTGATCTTCGACCTTCTTCCTTTAACATTTCTTTAATTCTTACGATAAGGTCTTCAGCAGGGAGCCCCACTAATGATGATGTTTCAATTACATTTAAAACAATGATTTCAGCGTTGCTTTTGCTTGCTATCCAGATGGCATGTTGTGCGGCTTTTTCAGCATATTTTGAACCATCTGTGGGCAATAATATTTTCTGGTACATTTGTTTCACCTTAAGAAGTATACTAGGTTACCATCTGTCATGAGACCTATTATGTTTTTCGATTCAGTGCGGTTTATCAGAGACAGTATGGGGTTATTTGATAACTGTTCTACTATCATCATGTCTGCTAACTTTCCCTCCTCAATACACCCCAGGTTCAGATTAAAAGCCTTACCTGCATTAACTGTGGCCATCTTCAGAATCTCCACCGGAGAGAAATACTCTCTATAATGGCCTCTGGTAACTTTCAAAGCATATTCCATCTCTCTAAACATATTGGGGGAATTAAACATCAGGTTATCAGTTCCCAGAAGTAAATTAATTCCCCTATCCCACATCTCTTTAATGGGAGGTATTCCTACAGAAAGCGCGCCATTAGAACGGGGACAGCAAACAACAGACTTTTCATCATTTTTTAAGAGTTCCAGATCAGATTTAAGGGGGCTTGTCGCATGAATCAGGATATTAAAATCATTTCGAAGAGCCCTTTCCACTTCACTCTTACCAGTGGTTTTGAGAGAATTTTCCTGCACTTTTTCATATTCTGCAACATGAATGGCAGATATTTTATTCATCTCAGCGCATGTTTCTGTAATTATACTCACTACCTCATCATCAATTTCTCCAAAACCACTTAAACCAATACCATCTGAAGAAGAAA from Methanobacteriaceae archaeon includes:
- the larE gene encoding ATP-dependent sacrificial sulfur transferase LarE is translated as MDAEEKLDNLKAYFNGKKVLVAFSGGADSTLLALMAKDGAKEALAVTVDNGLMPSNCMDKAEEIAGEIGIKHFTIRENFLKDDEFAKNPPNRCYICKNKIYQYLTEMALDYHYDLVVDGTNLSDLMEDRPGIIVNREKNIKMPLVKFGFSSKDVRTILKDWNINYHPSTTCLATRIPAGCQITLKKINRIAYAENLVRALTGLDVVRVRDDEGLALIQVGDIEKLLDKALLCQIDSELKAVGFKKINLDIDNYGDFKTEIMVYKPCKDEKNRIMFETQLPYQFNIQDTCHELKQLGAVKCSVEMGIAMLEIDGSSITLFASGKIVVRRVKDQKDAQELLMKILPCIRRKK
- a CDS encoding PAS domain S-box protein, which produces MKSDKTTAELQQEIERLKSKIAELEKSKEELKKVQKELEEKENYQKTIFSAIQTGIIIIDAETCNILDLNKVAMELIGASKEEIVGRNCHHYVCPAEEGRCPIIDLNQTVDNSERVLLDVDGNEIPIIKNVVPVNLNGHEVLLESFMDIRDRKKAEEALKRSEEKYRTIVEKFLKISNEIIIEINK
- the tfe gene encoding transcription factor E codes for the protein MLKDPTVQEILIDVTNDHENSIPIIQCLLKGKTTDEEIAEETEIRLNIVRRILYKLYDAGVASYKRSKDPETQWYTYSWKFEEEKIAEIISEKFEKFSEEIHQSLEYEEGNMFFVCPNGCRYNFEEASERNFICPDCNTSMEFQDNSSIITELRELKERMS
- a CDS encoding amidohydrolase family protein gives rise to the protein MFNIKNGLVLYGPEMEPVKANVLIEDNLIVEVSPQASGGKELDAKGCIVSPSLINSHVHLGDSVAKDIGDGETIDKIVKPPHGLKHKLLSASSPQDIITSMRGSMEDMLQTGTTTMVDFREGGVEGISLIKKAGEGLPIRKIVLGRHDSFLKKFTTPLTSDAEEEIRKSSKMILSSSDGIGLSGFGEIDDEVVSIITETCAEMNKISAIHVAEYEKVQENSLKTTGKSEVERALRNDFNILIHATSPLKSDLELLKNDEKSVVCCPRSNGALSVGIPPIKEMWDRGINLLLGTDNLMFNSPNMFREMEYALKVTRGHYREYFSPVEILKMATVNAGKAFNLNLGCIEEGKLADMMIVEQLSNNPILSLINRTESKNIIGLMTDGNLVYFLR
- a CDS encoding ABC transporter ATP-binding protein: MIEEITILGGFDKQGNPEPVKKVVIRKGEIFGVVGPTGSGKSSLIGDIEQLSQEDTFSKRRILVNGEAPSYEDRTNPRKKMVAQLSQNMNFLADMTVGDFLSLHAKCRGASSKCVNAVIELANTLTGEPIKKEHDLTILSGGQSRALMVADVAIISNSPIVLIDEIENAGIRKHDALEALAGHGKIVMVVTHDPVLALMTDKRIVMKNGGMQTVVGTTHEEKALSQKLNKIDELMLSLRDKVRNGEVIQDIEVEM
- a CDS encoding TIGR00295 family protein yields the protein MLEEFNCPRYVIEHSKAVMLKAADLSLNFKGKVDLNLVKAGAMLHDVGRSKTAGIKHAVVGADILRKNHFPQEIVKIVERHIGSGISKKEAEILGLPPQDYIPVTLEEKLVAHADNLIHGTGEVDLDFVIKKWTDKMGAHHPSIIRLERLHAELVDAFD
- a CDS encoding universal stress protein: MYQKILLPTDGSKYAEKAAQHAIWIASKSNAEIIVLNVIETSSLVGLPAEDLIVRIKEMLKEEGRRSLERISEMVSDSAKEAKLEEKIKVTLKTEEGSPGDSILKTIEKENVDLVVMGTSGKHGLDRFLLGSVTEKVVRSAKCPVLAVH
- a CDS encoding coenzyme F420-0:L-glutamate ligase, with translation MNQKPHQSLKPEYIQYSEGESKYQVIPVKTGYIKPGTPYDIIIKNSADFLEDEDYLVVSETPLAISQGRLVDEAEFEPSLAAYFLADLWSKHVWGYFLGPLLRIKKRTIQNLRKLPSEARSHKEVILKYYGWKHALKPASEAGVDLSNAPGSCVSLLPHDPQGISEEMEKKIRDELGKKVTVMIIDTDATYKIGKMKFTSLPISIDEIKNNMGIFGYLLGRLGKIQGPTPLGISKPKNMDEIFQIARAAEECQKLHENNMETVYDMQKLVQKEVNDITVEILDSITHIPAVIVRKFH
- a CDS encoding CBS domain-containing protein — encoded protein: MQIKDIMSEEIYHIQVPGNRQNAMELMRKYKVSGLPVVKKGTKKLVGILTRTDLVENPDEEQIALIMTRDMITVGPEDDIKDAARKMSENNIRRVPVVENEELVGLVTASDLINKALWKLDITDPAEDYMLHSVPTTWERTPLNVAFAIMRYFNLKVLLALSNEGKPSGILTETDFLDESEVVSEQTVHNTSVGTEGDKWSWDSKNVLYVIKNHLQFSDKEVRDVATTDLAIVTTKTAVKDCANKMRQRNIEQMPVIDVEGNLVGLVRAGDLIKSIID
- a CDS encoding TfuA-related McrA-glycine thioamidation protein, with protein sequence MNKKRVVVFIGPSLPLDDARKILDADYRSPVARGDIEALLTDPPHIIGIIDGVFHQQPAVSHREILKALKYGITVVGGSSMGALRSAELDSAGMIGMGTVYQMYRDGKIESDDEVAIVFNPETHELLSEALVSMSYNFQMAENEGIITADDYKKLYETAKNIYYPQRTYPRVFKSSGLPENKILKLKSFLDKNGIDIKTEDARKVLKYIKNLVE